A single genomic interval of uncultured Desulfobulbus sp. harbors:
- a CDS encoding TonB-dependent receptor gives MRPGIAADQEKAVELDEVVVTATKTEKMIEDIPASITVINRDDLKKQNVKTVDEALRSVPGVFAKRTKGMMDSTPSVSLRGFKGDQYTLVLLDGQPLNDAYGGSVEWGTLPVNNIERIEVVRGAASALYGGNAMGGVINIITQTPKKFELETGAGYGANNTARYHISAGDRFWDKLSVQLGYEEESTDGYPTTPVLRSIATSVGNVTGGYPMDDASGNPTKWVVGDKGDNGALHQNLNGKLSLDYSETGNLAFTAVSGRHEYDYGAPHSYMGTYGDATSSAIVGPSLRASFQPNDFIASTGIGRNDTDTFTMAVKELLGPVEVHAQFGTVQSDDRYTLETGSGTADYYSSPGSLKISENESWFGELRGNIPLGESHLLTLGSAFRTDDSDTNDYTVPSYRSYAGRSASTFYSGGQAETWALFAQDEWQVTDPFTLYLGVRYDAWKVTDGASGVPGALVSYDSNTDSAISPKVGAAWKLGSNTTLRSSVGHAFRAPTLYELYRSWVSGSTTYQSNPDLEPETVWSYEMGVDQYFFDRKTRVSLTGFYNDIDDLIYYQTVGSTKTRINAGKARTQGVEIEASHTFTDWLSVWGNFTYTDAKITDNPTDPSTEGKRVEGIPRTAWNLGMDTRYQWVKGSLVGRYYSKLDDDTVDGVYGTYEPAFFLDAKVTVSPREWVDISFSVDNILDEEYYEYYKTDCRTFFVELTLRY, from the coding sequence GTGCGACCTGGCATCGCGGCAGATCAAGAAAAAGCCGTTGAACTGGATGAGGTGGTGGTCACGGCGACCAAGACCGAGAAAATGATCGAGGATATACCTGCAAGCATTACGGTCATCAATCGTGATGACTTGAAAAAACAAAATGTCAAAACCGTGGATGAGGCGTTGAGAAGCGTTCCCGGTGTCTTTGCCAAAAGGACAAAAGGAATGATGGATTCCACTCCTTCGGTTTCCCTGCGAGGATTCAAGGGAGACCAATACACCCTGGTTTTACTCGATGGCCAGCCCCTCAATGATGCGTATGGTGGCAGTGTTGAGTGGGGAACCTTACCGGTCAACAATATTGAGCGCATCGAAGTGGTACGAGGTGCGGCATCGGCGTTGTACGGCGGCAATGCCATGGGCGGGGTGATTAACATCATCACCCAGACCCCGAAAAAATTCGAACTTGAAACAGGGGCTGGGTACGGGGCGAACAATACTGCCCGCTATCATATCAGTGCAGGTGATCGATTTTGGGACAAACTGAGCGTCCAACTCGGATATGAAGAGGAGAGCACGGACGGCTATCCAACGACTCCGGTGCTCAGATCAATTGCTACCAGTGTCGGCAATGTTACCGGCGGCTATCCGATGGATGATGCCAGTGGCAATCCCACCAAATGGGTGGTCGGCGATAAGGGCGATAATGGCGCGCTGCACCAGAATCTGAACGGCAAACTCAGCCTCGATTATTCCGAAACCGGTAATCTGGCGTTCACCGCTGTTTCCGGTCGGCATGAATACGATTATGGAGCCCCCCACTCTTACATGGGGACCTATGGTGACGCAACGAGTTCCGCCATTGTTGGTCCCAGCCTGCGCGCTTCTTTCCAACCCAACGATTTTATTGCCTCCACCGGTATCGGGAGAAACGACACCGACACCTTTACGATGGCCGTAAAAGAACTGTTGGGCCCGGTGGAGGTGCATGCACAGTTTGGCACCGTACAGTCCGATGACCGCTATACCCTTGAAACCGGATCTGGAACAGCCGATTATTACTCTTCACCGGGGTCGTTGAAAATCAGTGAGAATGAAAGTTGGTTTGGTGAGTTACGCGGAAACATACCTCTTGGTGAATCCCACCTGCTCACCCTTGGCTCCGCCTTCCGCACCGACGATTCCGATACAAACGATTACACCGTTCCCTCGTATCGCAGTTATGCCGGTCGAAGCGCGAGCACCTTCTATTCCGGGGGGCAAGCGGAGACATGGGCACTTTTTGCCCAGGACGAATGGCAGGTAACCGATCCTTTTACCCTCTATCTTGGGGTTCGCTACGATGCCTGGAAGGTCACCGACGGTGCTTCAGGGGTACCCGGCGCACTGGTTTCCTACGACAGCAATACGGATTCGGCGATAAGCCCAAAAGTTGGCGCAGCATGGAAGCTTGGATCGAATACCACCTTGCGTTCTTCTGTGGGACATGCCTTTCGTGCCCCGACCCTGTACGAGCTGTACCGTAGCTGGGTTTCCGGCTCCACAACCTACCAGAGCAACCCGGATTTGGAACCTGAGACCGTCTGGAGCTATGAAATGGGCGTTGACCAGTATTTCTTTGATCGGAAAACTCGGGTGTCACTGACAGGGTTTTATAACGATATTGATGATTTGATTTACTATCAAACCGTTGGTAGCACCAAAACCCGGATCAATGCCGGCAAGGCACGCACGCAGGGGGTTGAAATCGAGGCCTCGCATACGTTTACCGACTGGCTCTCGGTCTGGGGAAATTTTACGTATACCGATGCCAAAATCACCGATAATCCCACAGACCCGTCCACAGAGGGGAAAAGGGTTGAAGGTATTCCAAGAACGGCATGGAATCTCGGGATGGACACCCGGTACCAGTGGGTAAAAGGGAGCCTTGTTGGCCGTTATTACAGCAAACTGGACGACGATACGGTGGATGGTGTTTATGGAACCTATGAGCCGGCCTTTTTCCTGGATGCCAAGGTAACGGTGTCGCCACGTGAATGGGTGGATATATCCTTCTCGGTCGATAACATTCTCGATGAGGAATATTACGAGTATTACAAGACCGATTGCCGGACCTTTTTCGTTGAACTGACTCTTCGGTATTAA
- a CDS encoding transposase: MGNKGYGSIPGTLFECITFLARALPVRSVPTFIELLIGAMLTQTGFVTGAWLAIRPLRSWSAYYKWLQDGKWSWVALGVQMARMVVTFFPQLVWFLIIDDTFVYRASRKAPGSGIYHQHGNKANRPQYARGQCWVSMALSVTRGKKHSAIPLLSRLMRTDGNTGKLDAAKVLLRTVARVFTGKKVCLLVDSWYMKYPLIAFVLALGFQVIGQVRRDTALYALPVATGKRGRPAKYGAKYTPDEVALLPEVRHWLFLYGKWQWVRYRSAVCLAKFLRGHRVRAVWMQFEDEDGKLSKPRLLISTNSQLSADEVFKFYARRWAIEDLFNQMKNGWGWREAWQQSRQVLHRWTQILSAAYALPQLLSMYCSEQMHGLLQLTPWRKKAPVTAGQIRLGLRMFFSHVRVRDWWNPTCRKFEPGSPLGKSGNTADSGKKSRKRRKRNNRVTHPAPPS; the protein is encoded by the coding sequence ATGGGCAACAAGGGATATGGCAGTATCCCCGGGACCCTGTTTGAATGTATCACATTCCTTGCCAGGGCTCTACCGGTACGTTCCGTTCCAACCTTTATCGAACTGCTGATCGGTGCCATGCTCACCCAGACCGGGTTTGTTACCGGAGCCTGGCTGGCGATCAGACCGCTACGCAGTTGGAGCGCCTATTACAAATGGCTCCAGGATGGCAAGTGGTCCTGGGTCGCCCTTGGGGTGCAGATGGCCCGGATGGTAGTGACCTTCTTTCCCCAGCTGGTCTGGTTCCTGATCATTGACGACACCTTCGTCTACCGGGCTTCCCGAAAGGCGCCGGGAAGCGGAATCTATCACCAGCACGGCAACAAGGCCAATCGACCCCAGTATGCCCGCGGCCAGTGCTGGGTGAGCATGGCCCTGTCGGTAACCAGGGGCAAAAAGCACTCGGCGATCCCTTTGCTCTCCCGGCTGATGCGCACCGACGGCAACACCGGCAAGCTCGATGCGGCGAAGGTCCTGCTCAGAACCGTAGCACGGGTGTTCACCGGCAAAAAGGTCTGTCTCCTAGTGGACAGCTGGTATATGAAGTACCCTTTGATCGCCTTTGTCCTGGCCCTTGGCTTTCAGGTGATCGGCCAGGTCCGACGGGATACGGCGCTGTACGCGCTTCCAGTGGCCACCGGCAAACGGGGGCGGCCGGCCAAGTATGGCGCCAAATACACCCCGGATGAGGTTGCTCTTTTGCCGGAGGTACGCCATTGGCTGTTCCTCTACGGCAAGTGGCAATGGGTACGCTACCGGAGTGCTGTCTGCCTGGCTAAATTCCTTCGCGGCCATCGGGTCAGGGCCGTGTGGATGCAGTTCGAAGACGAGGATGGCAAGCTCAGTAAGCCACGCCTGCTCATCTCCACCAACAGTCAGCTGAGTGCAGACGAGGTGTTCAAGTTCTACGCCCGCCGCTGGGCCATCGAAGACCTCTTCAACCAGATGAAGAACGGTTGGGGCTGGCGCGAGGCCTGGCAGCAGTCCCGCCAAGTGCTGCACCGCTGGACTCAGATCCTTTCGGCCGCCTATGCCCTGCCGCAACTGCTGAGCATGTATTGCAGCGAGCAGATGCACGGACTGCTGCAACTGACGCCATGGCGGAAAAAGGCCCCGGTGACCGCCGGCCAGATTCGCTTGGGACTACGGATGTTTTTCAGCCATGTCCGGGTTCGGGACTGGTGGAACCCGACATGCCGAAAATTCGAACCCGGTTCACCCCTTGGGAAATCGGGCAATACTGCCGATTCAGGAAAAAAGTCCAGGAAACGGAGAAAAAGGAACAATAGGGTAACTCATCCGGCACCGCCATCGTGA
- a CDS encoding rubrerythrin, producing the protein MSSLKGTQTEKNILTAFCGESQARNRYTFFASKAKNEGYVQISTIFEETANQEKEHAKRLFKLLEGGEVEISGAFPAGVIGSTEENLAEAAAGENHEHMVMYPEFAATARKEGFTAIASIFEAIAVAEKQHEKRYLDLMNNIKAGKVFARDEKVTWRCRNCGYLHTGKGAPEKCPACDHARAHFELLGENW; encoded by the coding sequence TTGAGCTCATTAAAGGGAACCCAGACTGAAAAAAATATTCTTACCGCCTTTTGTGGAGAATCCCAAGCGCGCAATCGTTATACATTTTTTGCTTCAAAGGCAAAAAATGAAGGATATGTTCAAATATCCACTATTTTTGAAGAAACAGCCAACCAGGAAAAAGAGCACGCTAAACGATTATTCAAACTCCTTGAAGGAGGCGAGGTAGAGATTTCAGGGGCTTTTCCTGCTGGAGTAATAGGTAGTACCGAAGAAAATTTGGCTGAGGCTGCAGCTGGCGAGAATCATGAGCACATGGTCATGTATCCGGAATTCGCAGCAACTGCCCGCAAAGAAGGATTTACTGCGATTGCCAGTATTTTCGAAGCGATAGCGGTAGCGGAAAAGCAACATGAAAAGCGTTACCTCGACTTAATGAACAATATTAAGGCAGGAAAGGTCTTTGCACGTGACGAGAAGGTAACGTGGCGCTGTCGCAATTGTGGATACCTGCATACCGGAAAAGGGGCTCCGGAGAAATGTCCAGCATGTGATCATGCCAGGGCCCATTTTGAATTACTCGGCGAGAACTGGTAG
- a CDS encoding catalase, whose product MDENKKNLTTNAGAPVPDNQNVMTAGPRGPQLLQDVWYLEKMAHFDREVIPERRMHAKGSGAYGTFTVTHDITQYTRAKIFSEIGKKTELFARFSTVAGERGAADAERDIRGFALKFYTEEGNWDLVGNNTPVFFLRDPLKFPDLNHVVHRDPRTNLRSAKNNWDFWTSLPEALHQVTVVMSDRGIPASFRNMHGFGSHTFSFINAKNERYWCKFHFRTQQGIKNLTDAEAEAVIGKCRESNQRDLYYSIENGDFPRWTMFVQIMTEEEATKLPYNPFDLTKVWYKKDFPLIEVGYFELNKNPENYFAEVEQSAFNPASVVPGISFSPDKMLQGRLFSYGDTQRYRLGVNHHLIPVNRARCPFHSYHRDGLMRVDGNYGSTLSYEPNSYGEWQEQPDFSEPPLELSGAAAHWNAREDDSDYYTQPGKLFRLMSKEQQEALFGNTARAMDDAPEMIKIRHIGNCLKADPDYGAGVAKALNIDLNKVPK is encoded by the coding sequence ATGGACGAAAACAAAAAAAATCTCACCACCAACGCTGGGGCTCCGGTACCTGACAATCAGAACGTTATGACCGCCGGGCCTCGTGGTCCTCAACTTCTACAGGACGTGTGGTACCTTGAAAAAATGGCTCATTTCGATAGAGAGGTGATCCCCGAGCGCCGGATGCACGCCAAGGGCTCCGGAGCTTATGGAACCTTTACTGTAACCCACGATATTACCCAATACACCCGTGCTAAGATATTTTCTGAGATTGGCAAAAAAACTGAATTGTTTGCACGATTTTCCACCGTGGCCGGAGAACGTGGTGCTGCAGACGCGGAACGGGATATTCGGGGGTTTGCGCTTAAATTCTACACTGAAGAGGGTAACTGGGATCTGGTTGGTAATAATACACCCGTTTTCTTTTTACGCGATCCGCTCAAATTTCCGGACCTGAACCATGTCGTCCATCGTGACCCTCGAACCAACCTCCGCAGTGCGAAAAATAACTGGGATTTCTGGACTTCCCTGCCCGAGGCCTTGCACCAAGTGACCGTGGTTATGAGTGACCGTGGCATTCCGGCAAGCTTTCGCAATATGCACGGGTTCGGTAGCCACACATTCAGCTTTATCAACGCCAAAAACGAACGATACTGGTGTAAATTCCATTTTCGTACTCAACAGGGCATCAAAAACCTCACCGATGCAGAAGCTGAGGCTGTTATTGGCAAATGTCGTGAAAGCAATCAACGCGACCTCTACTACAGTATCGAGAATGGCGATTTTCCTCGCTGGACGATGTTTGTCCAAATTATGACCGAAGAGGAGGCCACAAAACTTCCCTACAATCCGTTTGATTTAACCAAAGTGTGGTACAAAAAAGATTTTCCGCTGATTGAGGTGGGTTATTTCGAACTCAACAAAAACCCGGAAAATTATTTTGCCGAGGTCGAGCAGTCGGCTTTTAATCCGGCCAGCGTAGTGCCGGGAATCAGCTTTTCACCTGACAAGATGCTTCAAGGCAGGCTTTTTTCTTATGGCGATACCCAACGTTACCGATTAGGTGTCAACCATCATCTCATTCCGGTCAACAGGGCCCGTTGCCCCTTTCACAGTTATCACCGTGACGGTCTGATGCGGGTTGATGGCAATTATGGTTCAACCCTGAGTTACGAGCCCAACAGCTATGGTGAGTGGCAGGAGCAGCCAGATTTCTCCGAACCACCTTTGGAACTCAGCGGTGCCGCAGCCCATTGGAACGCTCGTGAGGATGACAGTGACTACTATACTCAACCGGGCAAGCTTTTTCGCCTTATGAGCAAGGAGCAGCAGGAGGCCCTCTTTGGCAATACAGCCCGGGCCATGGATGATGCACCGGAGATGATCAAAATCCGACACATCGGCAATTGCCTAAAGGCCGACCCCGACTACGGTGCAGGTGTGGCGAAGGCATTGAATATCGATTTAAATAAAGTTCCAAAGTAA
- a CDS encoding XRE family transcriptional regulator — protein sequence MSDNTHFDFSIIRTLRLKRGLTAEHLAEKAGLTRATIAKIESSEGNPTLDTIRALSNVFQLSASELIRLAEVDQCEEPEIKSFRDKGMDVDHIYFPGFEIFHIRGGAGLHYTANPEFHENTAEVCLILSGRLKVKIAGRIYEMGSGMAMRFKALQEHEFEIIEDADFLMMHHNLM from the coding sequence ATGTCAGACAATACACATTTTGATTTTTCAATCATTCGTACCCTCCGCTTAAAACGGGGGCTCACTGCTGAACATCTTGCTGAAAAGGCGGGATTAACGAGGGCAACGATAGCGAAGATAGAAAGCAGTGAAGGGAACCCAACGTTGGATACCATCAGGGCGCTGAGCAATGTTTTTCAACTGTCAGCAAGTGAACTTATCCGGCTGGCAGAAGTCGACCAGTGTGAAGAGCCCGAGATCAAATCCTTCCGAGATAAAGGGATGGATGTCGATCATATTTATTTCCCTGGATTCGAGATTTTCCATATTCGAGGAGGCGCCGGTCTCCATTACACCGCAAATCCAGAATTTCATGAAAATACGGCTGAAGTATGTCTGATTCTTTCAGGCAGGCTCAAAGTGAAGATTGCCGGACGGATTTATGAAATGGGGTCAGGTATGGCGATGCGATTCAAGGCGTTACAAGAGCATGAGTTTGAAATAATCGAAGATGCAGATTTTCTCATGATGCACCACAATTTAATGTAA
- a CDS encoding ZIP family metal transporter yields the protein MGLFFFYVLEKVALWRHCHEHPCEVHSRAGAMILIGDSVHNFVDGVAIAVAFSGSVSLGIATAVAVIAHEVPQEVGDFAILLESGYSRTRALIWNGMSSLAALPGALLTYFLLPVIQQLVPFMLSLSAASFIYIALADLVPGRRDTGGMRSLLIELPLIVLGVATIFMVRLMAPQ from the coding sequence TTGGGATTATTCTTTTTTTATGTACTGGAAAAAGTAGCCCTATGGCGTCATTGCCACGAGCATCCTTGCGAGGTACACTCCCGGGCCGGCGCTATGATTCTTATCGGAGATTCGGTCCACAATTTTGTCGATGGTGTCGCCATTGCCGTCGCTTTTTCAGGATCTGTCTCTCTGGGCATAGCCACGGCCGTTGCCGTAATTGCACATGAGGTCCCCCAGGAGGTGGGTGATTTTGCCATTCTCCTGGAAAGCGGTTACTCGCGAACTCGGGCCCTGATCTGGAACGGCATGTCCAGTCTCGCTGCGTTACCCGGGGCACTACTGACCTATTTCCTTTTACCTGTCATCCAGCAGCTGGTACCCTTCATGCTATCACTCTCAGCCGCTAGCTTTATTTATATTGCCCTGGCCGACCTCGTCCCCGGGAGACGTGATACCGGAGGGATGCGAAGTTTACTGATCGAGTTGCCCCTCATTGTGCTCGGGGTGGCTACTATTTTCATGGTCCGTTTAATGGCGCCCCAATGA
- a CDS encoding radical SAM protein, which produces MSTGETCYTFGPVPSRRLGKSLGINNIPAKHCTYACLYCQVGPTTKLMANRCPFHAPEQMVEEVRTRLEQLHVQQEPVDYLTFVPDGEPTLDSRLGETISQLKSLGPPVGVITNSSLLWREEVQEALSQVDWISVKVDAVDKTVWRRINCPHPTMELERILDGIRAFNRSFSGILVTETMLVQGLNDQDSCMRHVARFLEEIKPQCAYLSIPTRPPMDSSVRAPDETTLNRIYQLLEERLDRVEYLIGYEGDDFASTGNAERDLLSITAVHPMRAEAVQALLARTEASWQVVDRLLQRGDLAVAFYEGHTFYLRRFSRNKGGSA; this is translated from the coding sequence ATGTCGACTGGAGAAACTTGCTATACCTTTGGCCCTGTGCCTTCACGCCGGCTCGGGAAAAGTTTGGGGATAAATAACATCCCAGCCAAACATTGCACCTACGCCTGCCTCTACTGTCAGGTAGGCCCCACCACCAAGCTTATGGCAAATCGGTGTCCCTTCCATGCCCCTGAACAGATGGTGGAGGAGGTGCGCACCCGGCTGGAACAACTGCACGTTCAACAAGAGCCGGTCGATTATCTGACCTTTGTGCCGGATGGAGAACCCACCCTAGACAGCCGGTTGGGCGAAACGATCAGCCAATTGAAGTCCTTGGGACCCCCTGTAGGCGTAATTACCAACAGCTCCCTGTTGTGGCGTGAAGAAGTGCAGGAAGCGTTGTCTCAGGTCGATTGGATTTCGGTTAAGGTCGACGCGGTCGATAAAACGGTCTGGCGCCGAATTAACTGTCCTCATCCTACCATGGAGCTTGAGCGAATACTTGACGGGATTCGCGCCTTTAACCGGAGCTTTTCCGGTATTCTTGTGACCGAGACCATGCTGGTCCAAGGGCTTAACGACCAAGACTCGTGCATGCGACATGTGGCGAGGTTCCTTGAGGAAATCAAACCGCAGTGTGCATATCTCAGCATTCCTACCCGGCCGCCGATGGACTCGTCGGTTCGCGCCCCGGACGAGACGACACTCAACCGAATATATCAGCTCCTCGAAGAACGGCTGGATCGGGTGGAGTATCTTATCGGCTATGAAGGCGATGATTTTGCATCGACCGGCAATGCTGAGCGCGACCTGCTGAGCATCACTGCCGTGCATCCGATGCGAGCCGAAGCGGTGCAGGCACTGCTTGCCCGCACCGAGGCTTCGTGGCAGGTGGTGGATCGGCTGCTGCAGCGGGGTGATCTGGCCGTCGCCTTTTATGAGGGCCATACCTTTTATCTGCGACGATTTTCCAGAAACAAAGGGGGCTCGGCATGA
- a CDS encoding phosphocholine cytidylyltransferase family protein, with product MKAIILAAGRSVRMMPLSRKKPKCLLPFGRTTILEYLLSLLRKNGISDITIVNGFAAELLEQIAGPDIRYIHNPDYLTTNSLYSLYLARECLDSDFMLLNSDVIFGASSLRKLLAEEHPNALLVDSDKILADGEMNIRLRQGFVAGIGKDIAAVDADAESVQVCKFSQNAARVLRKELIRQINLGHVDKFPPFIYGSVIDTERIKAVSIDNQPWYEIDMPGDYQQVCKDVNGKEPRPQNLWADLKNALHCTNSF from the coding sequence ATGAAGGCAATAATTTTAGCCGCGGGCAGGAGCGTCAGAATGATGCCATTGTCGAGAAAGAAGCCCAAGTGCTTGCTCCCCTTCGGCAGAACGACGATCCTTGAATATTTACTCTCCCTCCTCAGGAAAAACGGCATTTCCGATATAACAATTGTCAACGGTTTTGCCGCCGAACTTCTGGAACAGATTGCCGGACCGGATATTCGTTACATTCATAATCCTGATTATCTCACCACGAACAGCCTGTATTCACTGTATTTGGCGCGGGAGTGCCTCGACTCTGATTTCATGCTGTTAAATTCGGATGTGATTTTTGGAGCGTCGTCCCTTCGAAAATTACTTGCCGAGGAGCATCCAAATGCTCTCCTCGTGGATTCTGATAAGATCCTCGCCGATGGGGAGATGAATATTCGGTTACGTCAAGGCTTTGTTGCCGGTATTGGTAAGGATATCGCCGCGGTCGACGCCGATGCCGAGAGCGTGCAGGTCTGTAAGTTCAGCCAGAATGCAGCGCGGGTATTGAGAAAAGAACTGATTCGCCAAATTAACCTTGGTCATGTCGATAAATTTCCTCCCTTCATTTATGGTTCGGTTATTGATACGGAACGCATCAAGGCTGTCTCGATAGACAATCAACCATGGTACGAAATTGATATGCCTGGGGATTATCAACAAGTCTGTAAAGATGTTAACGGGAAAGAGCCTCGTCCGCAGAATTTGTGGGCAGATCTTAAAAATGCCCTGCATTGCACCAACTCGTTTTAA
- a CDS encoding LTA synthase family protein — protein MNAGLFQSYQVRKGGRPGRGGGAIDPGPETFGLIYINALFCGVALQLALFLRNTPYGIPYVLDLSNYLPHALFYSCYGISLVSVPMLFVAAIGRQRVRLWVLWVYVMVLAVTLIVTQIDNEILRFLGMHLSIDYIFTYTTVSGIPLSIHHAIRDDVGGSYGAVFLFLVPLIFFVLSTVIIRRVNIKIPRRIVVVATVVVGLVFVVVPFFLRTSLFGSKNRQYKVAPVVIVLAESLRDACAPKTDFTDIAERSRRVGGLWSAVNTQKGWHFTSESDPLAKRMEGLCPSFGKTPWNFVIISIETFRAMNMPLLNPNEEVETTPFIRSLATSEHSSYYTRFISNGQPTIFSFMALHTGLLPHSRKTVARSFTRTKLDSYASLLRQHGYHAAFFSGSDPDWDNQRRWLSQWYDFVYYDKADKEEDRQIMRSAAKYLKEKAQRGAPFVLTAFLISNHMPFDSPEPGFYLYQGTDLRRKITNTMRYDDDVIREFFESVKNEPWYANTVFIITGDHGIDLGERGKVTGWENTRHETNWVPLVIHAQHPLMKQGRIDVPASHIDLAPTLLHMAGICQDNRFMGHSLFASSTQRRAINIKNGNFGMEVDNFSIFIPKRGEPLLYRSEDILQKEDVSSHFPDIVKGLIRMAQDYSKIADYAYECVVPLRSTNLRYGVVSIDRSFDKTSISDNPLRIVPLSQLEKHCRRKP, from the coding sequence ATGAATGCGGGACTGTTTCAATCGTATCAGGTGAGAAAAGGGGGGCGACCTGGCAGAGGCGGGGGGGCTATCGATCCTGGGCCGGAGACGTTCGGCTTGATCTATATCAATGCGTTATTTTGCGGAGTCGCCTTGCAACTCGCCCTGTTCCTGCGAAACACGCCCTATGGAATTCCTTATGTGCTCGATTTGTCAAATTATCTGCCACATGCACTCTTTTATTCCTGTTACGGAATTTCTCTGGTTTCCGTTCCGATGCTGTTCGTCGCGGCCATTGGTCGACAGCGAGTGCGGTTGTGGGTTCTCTGGGTCTATGTGATGGTGCTCGCCGTAACGCTGATAGTTACCCAGATCGACAACGAGATTCTTCGTTTTTTGGGGATGCATCTCTCGATCGATTATATTTTCACCTACACTACAGTGAGTGGCATTCCCCTGTCAATTCATCACGCAATCCGAGATGACGTGGGCGGATCCTACGGCGCTGTTTTCTTATTCCTTGTTCCGCTGATTTTTTTCGTTCTTTCGACTGTCATCATCCGAAGAGTCAACATCAAGATTCCAAGAAGAATAGTGGTTGTGGCCACTGTCGTGGTAGGATTGGTCTTCGTTGTTGTTCCGTTTTTCCTGCGCACATCCCTGTTTGGCTCCAAAAACCGACAGTATAAAGTGGCGCCGGTGGTGATCGTGCTTGCCGAAAGCCTTCGCGATGCATGTGCCCCCAAGACGGACTTCACGGATATTGCCGAGAGAAGCCGGCGGGTCGGCGGCTTGTGGAGCGCTGTCAATACCCAGAAAGGGTGGCACTTCACAAGCGAATCCGATCCTCTTGCCAAAAGGATGGAAGGGCTGTGTCCCTCCTTTGGCAAAACTCCATGGAATTTCGTCATTATTTCCATTGAGACGTTCCGGGCGATGAATATGCCCCTATTGAATCCGAACGAAGAAGTGGAGACGACTCCTTTCATTCGTTCGCTGGCTACCTCGGAGCACTCATCCTATTACACCAGGTTCATTTCCAACGGACAGCCCACTATCTTTTCTTTTATGGCCCTGCACACGGGACTGCTGCCGCATTCGCGGAAGACGGTGGCCCGATCATTTACCCGCACCAAACTCGACAGTTATGCATCCCTGCTCAGACAGCACGGATATCATGCGGCATTTTTCAGCGGTTCGGATCCGGATTGGGACAACCAACGGCGATGGCTGTCCCAGTGGTACGATTTCGTGTACTACGACAAAGCAGACAAGGAAGAAGACCGGCAGATCATGCGATCCGCAGCCAAATATCTCAAGGAAAAGGCGCAGCGGGGAGCGCCTTTTGTCCTGACGGCATTTCTTATTTCCAACCACATGCCTTTCGATTCACCTGAACCTGGATTTTACCTGTATCAGGGGACAGACCTGAGAAGAAAAATTACGAATACCATGCGATACGATGACGATGTCATTCGTGAATTTTTCGAATCGGTGAAAAATGAACCCTGGTATGCAAACACGGTCTTCATCATTACCGGAGATCACGGAATAGATCTGGGTGAGCGCGGTAAAGTGACTGGATGGGAAAACACCCGCCACGAAACCAACTGGGTTCCACTCGTGATCCACGCGCAACATCCCTTGATGAAACAGGGACGCATCGACGTTCCCGCCAGCCATATCGATCTTGCACCGACTCTGTTGCATATGGCGGGAATCTGTCAGGATAATAGATTCATGGGGCATTCGTTGTTTGCTTCAAGCACCCAGCGGAGAGCCATCAATATCAAGAACGGAAATTTTGGGATGGAGGTCGATAATTTTTCGATTTTCATACCGAAAAGAGGGGAGCCTTTGCTCTACCGATCTGAAGATATTCTGCAGAAAGAGGATGTCTCCTCGCATTTTCCTGATATTGTTAAGGGATTGATTCGAATGGCTCAAGATTATTCAAAGATTGCTGACTATGCATACGAATGCGTAGTTCCGTTGCGGTCAACGAACCTGAGATATGGCGTTGTTTCCATTGATAGATCGTTTGATAAAACTTCAATATCCGATAATCCGTTACGGATTGTTCCTCTCTCTCAATTGGAAAAACACTGTCGACGGAAACCTTGA